Proteins from one Oscillatoria nigro-viridis PCC 7112 genomic window:
- a CDS encoding SpoIID/LytB domain-containing protein codes for MQSGVFFASVLSTLKKRYFWISLLFWLAMVAPAQAALILRVAVQDGASQVKVGSSTKAAIRDGSGRNLGELPANSSQSAQFRSGTVAIGRWAANQVWIEPTGNGYVWIGDRWYRGRTLLVPEKGALTAVNYVDIEQYLYSVLGAEMSSNWPQEALKAQAVAARSYAIHQRLKSETELYDVDSTQSSQVYKGLQTESSSTYSAVDATAGQVLAYNGQIILAVFHSASGGHTENVEDVWTEPLPYLRAVPDFDQGAPVYQWKENFSRAQISSKISGVGNVISMKPERTTAYGSVLRMKVVGDGGSRVMTGADLRRVLNLRSTRFTVIPQYGGGGNPRNSGQAPIGFQVAGKGFGHAVGMSQWGAYNLARQGYGYQQILLHYYRGATLARIAVQ; via the coding sequence ATGCAGTCAGGAGTATTTTTTGCTTCCGTTCTTTCGACATTAAAAAAACGCTACTTTTGGATTTCGCTGTTGTTTTGGCTGGCAATGGTAGCCCCAGCGCAGGCCGCGCTGATCTTGCGAGTGGCGGTACAAGACGGGGCAAGTCAGGTAAAAGTCGGCAGTTCTACTAAGGCTGCAATCCGCGACGGTAGCGGGCGCAATTTGGGCGAACTGCCGGCAAACAGTTCTCAGTCAGCTCAATTTCGATCGGGAACAGTGGCGATCGGTCGCTGGGCCGCCAACCAAGTTTGGATCGAGCCGACGGGAAACGGTTATGTTTGGATTGGCGATCGTTGGTATCGGGGGCGCACGCTTCTAGTTCCCGAAAAAGGAGCCTTGACTGCCGTCAACTACGTCGATATCGAACAATATCTCTACAGCGTTCTCGGCGCCGAAATGAGTAGCAATTGGCCTCAAGAAGCTTTGAAAGCCCAAGCAGTCGCCGCCCGTTCCTACGCTATCCACCAGCGCCTCAAAAGCGAAACCGAGCTTTACGACGTGGACAGCACTCAGTCTTCGCAGGTTTACAAAGGACTGCAAACAGAATCTTCTAGCACTTATTCCGCAGTCGATGCCACCGCCGGTCAAGTTCTTGCCTACAACGGTCAGATTATTTTAGCCGTTTTCCACTCTGCCTCTGGGGGACATACTGAAAATGTCGAGGATGTTTGGACGGAACCTCTGCCTTACCTGCGTGCTGTTCCTGACTTCGACCAAGGGGCGCCAGTTTACCAATGGAAAGAAAATTTTTCTCGGGCTCAAATCAGCAGTAAGATTTCTGGCGTGGGCAATGTGATCTCGATGAAGCCAGAACGGACTACCGCTTACGGCAGCGTTTTGAGGATGAAAGTAGTCGGAGATGGCGGTTCTAGGGTCATGACAGGCGCAGATTTACGCCGGGTTTTAAATTTGAGGAGTACGCGGTTTACCGTGATTCCTCAGTATGGGGGTGGTGGGAACCCAAGAAACAGCGGCCAAGCTCCTATCGGTTTTCAAGTTGCTGGCAAAGGTTTCGGTCATGCTGTAGGAATGAGTCAGTGGGGGGCCTACAATTTGGCCAGACAGGGATACGGCTACCAGCAGATTTTGTTGCACTATTACCGAGGTGCTACTTTGGCTAGAATTGCAGTGCAGTAA
- the secA gene encoding preprotein translocase subunit SecA, whose protein sequence is MFKNLLGDPNARKLKKFQPWVADINILEEDIRALSDDGLRGKTAEFQERLAKARSLNEEKEILDEILPEAFAVVREAGQRVLGMRHFDVQILGGIILHKGQIAEMKTGEGKTLVATLPAYLNALNGKGVHIITVNDYLARRDAEWMGQVHRFLGLTVGLIQQGMDQVERKKNYNCDITYATNSEVGFDYLRDNMATVMEDVVQRPFNFCVIDEVDSVLIDEARTPLIISGQVERPSEKYIRAAEVAAALRKENEEHYEVDEKARNVLLTDEGFAEAERLLGVTDLYDPADPWAHYIFNAIKAKELFIKDINYIVTPDREVVIVDEFTGRVMPGRRWSDGLHQAIEAKERAEIQPETQTLATITYQNFFLLYPKLSGMTGTAKTEETEFEKIYNLEVTLIPTNRITSRTDLSDMVYKAEAGKWNAIAQECAEMHDIGRPVLVGTTSVEKSELLSRLLQERKIPHNLLNAKPENVERESEIIAQAGRKGAVTIATNMAGRGTDIILGGNSEYMARLKLREYFMPRIVQPEDEEGFSVVQVPGIGGRPAAQGFGQTAKKVKSWKASAQIFPTQISKETEQMLKAAVELAVREYGERSLSELQADDKIAVASEKAPTKDPVIQKLREAYKQIRHEYDAFTSTEHDEVVQLGGLHVIGTERHESRRIDNQLRGRAGRQGDPGSTRFFLSLEDNLLRIFGGERVAGLMKAFGVEEDMPIESGMLTRSLEGAQKKVETYYYDIRKQVFEYDEVMNNQRRAIYAERRRVLEGLDSKEQVIKYAEQTMDDIVGAYINPDLPSEEWELDKLVSKVKEFVYLLADMTPDQLEDLSVEEIKTFLHEQVRNAYDIKEAEVNAIRAELMRDAERFFILQQIDTLWREHLQQMDALRESVGLRGYGQKDPLIEYKTEGYELFLDMMTDIRRNVVYSLFQFQPQPAMQVSPEMV, encoded by the coding sequence ATGTTTAAAAATCTGCTCGGCGACCCCAACGCACGTAAGCTTAAGAAATTTCAGCCTTGGGTAGCTGATATCAATATTTTGGAAGAAGACATCCGCGCACTCTCAGACGACGGCCTCAGAGGCAAAACGGCGGAGTTTCAAGAACGTCTGGCAAAAGCTAGATCTCTCAACGAAGAGAAAGAGATCCTAGACGAAATCTTGCCGGAGGCTTTTGCAGTCGTGCGGGAAGCGGGACAACGGGTTTTAGGAATGCGCCACTTTGATGTCCAAATCCTCGGGGGGATTATCCTGCACAAAGGTCAAATCGCCGAAATGAAAACAGGTGAGGGCAAAACTCTCGTGGCGACGCTGCCGGCTTACCTCAACGCCCTCAACGGTAAAGGCGTACACATCATCACCGTTAACGATTATCTGGCAAGGCGGGACGCGGAATGGATGGGACAAGTGCACCGCTTCCTGGGATTGACTGTGGGACTGATTCAGCAGGGCATGGATCAGGTGGAACGCAAGAAAAATTATAACTGCGATATTACCTACGCCACTAACAGCGAGGTCGGCTTTGATTATTTGCGCGACAACATGGCTACTGTCATGGAAGATGTAGTGCAGCGTCCTTTTAATTTCTGCGTGATTGACGAGGTTGACTCGGTGCTGATTGATGAAGCACGGACGCCTTTAATTATTTCCGGCCAAGTGGAACGTCCCAGCGAGAAGTATATCCGGGCGGCTGAGGTAGCTGCTGCTCTGAGAAAGGAAAATGAAGAACATTACGAGGTTGACGAAAAGGCTCGGAATGTGCTACTGACCGATGAAGGGTTTGCGGAAGCTGAGCGGTTGTTGGGTGTTACGGATTTGTACGACCCGGCTGACCCTTGGGCGCATTACATTTTTAATGCGATTAAGGCGAAGGAATTGTTTATTAAGGATATTAACTACATCGTCACTCCCGATCGCGAAGTCGTGATTGTGGATGAGTTTACCGGTCGGGTGATGCCGGGACGGCGCTGGAGTGACGGTTTGCACCAGGCGATCGAAGCCAAGGAACGGGCGGAAATTCAGCCGGAAACTCAGACGCTGGCGACGATTACCTATCAGAATTTCTTTTTGCTTTATCCCAAGCTGTCGGGGATGACTGGGACGGCGAAGACTGAGGAGACGGAGTTTGAGAAGATTTACAATCTGGAAGTAACGCTGATTCCCACTAACCGCATTACCAGCCGCACTGACCTTTCCGATATGGTTTACAAGGCGGAGGCCGGGAAGTGGAATGCGATCGCCCAAGAATGCGCGGAAATGCACGATATCGGTCGGCCGGTGCTGGTGGGTACTACAAGCGTGGAAAAGTCGGAGTTGCTGTCGCGGCTGCTGCAGGAGAGGAAAATTCCTCACAATTTGCTCAATGCTAAACCGGAAAATGTGGAGCGGGAATCAGAAATTATCGCTCAAGCCGGACGCAAAGGCGCTGTGACGATCGCCACAAACATGGCGGGACGCGGTACAGATATTATTTTGGGCGGTAATTCTGAGTACATGGCGCGCCTGAAGTTGCGGGAGTATTTTATGCCCCGAATCGTGCAACCCGAAGATGAAGAAGGGTTTTCGGTGGTGCAAGTGCCCGGTATTGGTGGGCGCCCCGCGGCTCAAGGTTTTGGTCAGACTGCGAAAAAGGTAAAGTCTTGGAAAGCTTCGGCGCAGATTTTCCCGACGCAGATATCGAAGGAAACCGAGCAAATGCTGAAGGCGGCGGTGGAGTTGGCTGTCAGAGAGTACGGCGAGCGATCGCTTTCGGAATTGCAAGCCGATGATAAGATTGCTGTGGCTTCAGAAAAAGCGCCGACAAAAGACCCAGTAATTCAAAAGTTGCGGGAAGCTTACAAGCAAATTCGCCACGAATACGATGCTTTTACCAGCACCGAACACGATGAAGTCGTGCAGTTGGGAGGCTTGCACGTCATCGGTACAGAACGCCACGAATCGCGCCGGATCGACAATCAGTTGCGCGGCCGGGCGGGACGCCAAGGAGACCCGGGTTCTACGCGGTTTTTCTTGAGTTTGGAAGACAATTTGCTCAGGATTTTCGGCGGCGAACGGGTGGCCGGTTTGATGAAGGCTTTCGGTGTCGAGGAAGATATGCCGATCGAATCTGGAATGCTGACTCGTTCCCTCGAAGGCGCTCAGAAAAAAGTCGAAACCTACTATTACGATATCCGCAAGCAGGTATTTGAATACGACGAAGTGATGAACAATCAGCGTCGAGCAATCTATGCGGAACGCCGCCGAGTATTGGAAGGTTTGGACTCCAAGGAACAGGTAATTAAGTATGCCGAACAGACGATGGACGACATCGTGGGAGCATACATCAATCCCGATTTACCTTCGGAAGAATGGGAGCTCGACAAACTTGTGAGCAAGGTGAAGGAATTTGTTTATCTGCTCGCTGACATGACACCGGATCAGCTAGAAGATTTGTCCGTTGAGGAAATTAAAACATTCCTGCACGAACAAGTCCGCAATGCTTACGACATTAAAGAAGCTGAAGTTAATGCAATCCGAGCTGAATTGATGCGAGATGCGGAACGGTTCTTTATTTTGCAGCAAATTGATACTTTGTGGCGGGAACACTTGCAACAAATGGATGCTTTGCGCGAGTCTGTAGGGCTGCGCGGTTACGGGCAGAAAGACCCGCTGATCGAGTACAAAACTGAAGGTTACGAGCTGTTTTTGGACATGATGACGGATATCCGCCGCAATGTGGTTTATTCGCTGTTCCAATTCCAGCCGCAGCCGGCAATGCAAGTTTCGCCAGAGATGGTTTGA
- a CDS encoding ribonuclease Z encodes MQITFLGTSSGVPTRSRNVSSIALRLPQRAELWLFDCGEGTQHQFLRSDLKVSQLSRIFITHLHGDHIFGLMGLLASCGLAGNVKRIDIYGPPGLEEYLQAGVRYSQTHFSYPVKVHKIHEGVIYEDDEYIVSCGPLKHRVTAFGYRVTEKDRPGHFDVEKAKAVGIPSGPLYGQLKQGKTVKLSDGRQFKGTDFCGPDQIGRKFVYCTDTVFCDGAVQLAKDADLLVHEATFAHQDAQMAFDRLHSTSTMAAQVALTAGAKQLIMTHFSPRYAPGNAIVLDDLLEEAQAIFPNTKMAYDFLTYEVPRPVSN; translated from the coding sequence TTGCAGATTACATTTCTCGGAACTAGCTCCGGTGTCCCCACGCGATCGCGCAATGTTTCCAGCATCGCCCTCCGCTTGCCCCAGCGAGCGGAACTCTGGCTGTTTGACTGCGGCGAAGGAACTCAACACCAGTTTCTCCGCAGCGATCTCAAAGTCAGCCAACTAAGCCGCATTTTCATCACTCACCTGCACGGCGACCACATTTTCGGCTTAATGGGTTTGCTGGCTAGCTGCGGTTTGGCGGGGAATGTCAAGCGCATCGATATTTACGGGCCTCCGGGACTTGAAGAATATTTGCAAGCTGGCGTTCGCTATTCTCAAACTCATTTTTCTTACCCGGTTAAGGTACACAAAATTCACGAGGGAGTCATCTATGAAGATGACGAATATATTGTTAGTTGCGGCCCTTTGAAGCACCGAGTTACTGCTTTTGGTTATCGAGTAACTGAGAAAGACCGTCCGGGACATTTTGACGTAGAAAAAGCGAAGGCTGTGGGTATTCCTTCCGGGCCGCTTTACGGTCAATTAAAACAAGGAAAGACAGTCAAGTTATCGGACGGGCGACAGTTTAAAGGTACTGATTTTTGCGGCCCGGATCAAATCGGGCGCAAGTTTGTGTATTGTACTGACACGGTTTTTTGTGACGGGGCCGTGCAATTAGCGAAGGACGCTGATTTGTTGGTTCATGAAGCTACTTTTGCTCATCAAGATGCTCAAATGGCTTTCGATCGCCTGCATTCAACTTCGACAATGGCAGCTCAAGTGGCTTTGACCGCTGGGGCGAAACAGTTAATTATGACGCATTTTAGCCCGCGTTACGCTCCGGGAAATGCGATCGTCCTGGATGATTTGCTCGAGGAAGCCCAGGCAATTTTTCCGAATACGAAAATGGCCTATGACTTTTTGACTTACGAAGTGCCCAGGCCTGTTTCAAACTAG
- a CDS encoding potassium channel family protein — MYVLIGGAGMTGLGLAQQLLKVGHTVAIIDADPLACRFAREKIGVMAFEGSAVSTAVLLEAGIKQANAVVAALRDDALNLALITLSRSYGLSHIVVRMRDREFMEAYRLAGASHIISTIDLAVASMANAIEYPQIESMMHFEHGQVEVLKLPVPGDCKVAGRTVAQIAQDPRFPTGSLIIGYQCHACANLEIPNGNTVLESGSTILVVTRPELVHQMIDYLGIRASHLPTLEVSHPNL, encoded by the coding sequence ATGTACGTATTAATTGGTGGAGCAGGAATGACGGGGCTGGGTTTAGCCCAGCAGCTCTTAAAAGTCGGTCATACGGTTGCCATCATCGATGCCGACCCGCTTGCCTGTCGCTTTGCTCGTGAAAAAATCGGAGTGATGGCATTTGAAGGCAGTGCGGTGAGTACAGCGGTTCTTCTGGAAGCGGGAATTAAACAAGCAAACGCAGTCGTTGCAGCACTCAGGGATGATGCACTCAATTTAGCGCTGATTACCCTATCCAGGAGCTATGGCCTTTCCCATATTGTGGTGCGAATGCGCGATCGCGAATTCATGGAAGCGTATCGACTTGCCGGAGCCAGTCACATCATCAGCACTATTGATTTGGCAGTTGCATCAATGGCGAATGCGATTGAATATCCCCAAATCGAGTCGATGATGCACTTTGAACACGGGCAAGTCGAGGTACTAAAGCTGCCAGTTCCAGGCGATTGCAAGGTCGCAGGTCGCACCGTTGCTCAAATTGCTCAAGACCCCCGCTTTCCTACAGGTTCGCTGATTATTGGTTATCAATGCCATGCCTGCGCCAATCTGGAGATTCCGAACGGCAATACTGTTCTTGAATCAGGCTCTACCATTCTCGTTGTTACTCGTCCAGAGCTAGTTCACCAGATGATTGATTACCTCGGCATTCGCGCTAGTCATCTGCCAACCTTAGAAGTTTCTCATCCAAATCTTTGA
- the gatC gene encoding Asp-tRNA(Asn)/Glu-tRNA(Gln) amidotransferase subunit GatC, translating to MIDREEVRKVANLARLELTPEEEEQFTGQLNGILDYFEQLSELDTSKVQPTTRAIDVSNVMRSDDLQPFPKRESILEGSPDRDGEFFKVPKIM from the coding sequence ATGATTGACAGAGAAGAAGTTCGGAAAGTAGCGAATTTAGCGAGATTGGAATTAACGCCGGAAGAAGAAGAGCAGTTTACCGGTCAACTCAACGGTATTTTGGATTATTTCGAGCAGTTGAGCGAACTAGATACGAGTAAGGTGCAGCCGACAACGCGGGCGATCGATGTTAGTAATGTAATGCGATCGGACGATTTGCAACCTTTTCCCAAGCGAGAAAGTATTTTGGAGGGATCTCCCGATCGCGATGGGGAGTTTTTTAAAGTGCCTAAGATTATGTAG
- a CDS encoding cation:proton antiporter — protein MRGVSAIESIVAQAPPLGSNPATNSPTAGGIPELVIISIVLLLIATVVALVTQQLRIPYVTGLVLAGLPITEVLSRRIGLDPSLVLNLFLPILIFEAAINTDISRLRSTFKPIALLAGPGSIFSSAIIAVLVKFGLGLDWIPALLIGVILANTDTVSMIAVFKEIRVPSRLSTIVEGETLFNDAAALVSFNLILVVYATGSLTVVGGLKELLVVALGGGLVGVILGYLSLPIFVRLNDPLSSLLLTVALALGTFQIGQFFGVSGAVAVVIAGLIFGNLGLSRSTSASDRITLLSFWEYAGFGVNTFIFLLIGIEINPLTLWRILPSILFVILAYQLGRILSVYLLLAGLRWFDRPIPLRWQHILFLGNIKGSLSMALALSIPLGLTGRDNIIALVFGAVLFSLVGQGLSLPWMVKRLQISRVSDVMQEAGQLQIQLIASKAAQDELDSLLKSGVLPKAVYEELWASYQARVAQSERVLRDLYNQHRAGQPQGDRSGLDTIRRRLLLAEKGAVSDALRKRIVPEDLVEPYIKDLDEKLLRLADD, from the coding sequence ATGAGAGGAGTATCGGCGATCGAGTCGATTGTAGCGCAAGCACCTCCCTTGGGCAGCAATCCTGCTACCAATAGCCCAACGGCAGGAGGCATTCCTGAATTGGTCATCATCTCGATCGTTCTGCTGCTGATTGCAACTGTTGTGGCACTCGTAACCCAACAGTTGCGAATTCCCTATGTGACGGGCTTAGTGTTAGCAGGCTTGCCCATTACGGAGGTATTGTCGCGTCGAATTGGTTTAGACCCCTCTTTAGTATTAAATCTTTTCCTACCAATTCTGATTTTTGAAGCAGCTATCAATACTGATATCAGCCGTCTCCGCAGCACCTTTAAGCCGATCGCCCTGCTGGCGGGTCCAGGCTCGATCTTTTCCTCAGCAATTATCGCTGTTCTGGTTAAATTTGGGCTGGGGCTAGACTGGATTCCAGCGTTGCTGATCGGAGTCATTCTGGCAAACACTGATACAGTCTCAATGATCGCGGTCTTTAAGGAGATCCGCGTGCCTTCCCGGCTATCCACCATCGTGGAAGGAGAAACGCTGTTCAATGATGCGGCTGCGCTGGTTTCATTCAATTTGATTCTAGTCGTTTATGCTACAGGTTCTCTTACCGTCGTGGGAGGACTTAAAGAACTGCTGGTGGTTGCCTTGGGTGGGGGACTCGTGGGTGTCATCTTAGGTTACTTGAGTCTGCCGATATTTGTTCGATTAAATGACCCGTTGAGTAGTCTCTTGCTGACCGTTGCGCTGGCGTTAGGAACATTCCAGATCGGGCAATTTTTTGGGGTATCCGGTGCGGTGGCTGTGGTTATCGCCGGACTCATTTTTGGCAATCTGGGGCTTTCTCGCAGTACCTCAGCCTCGGATCGAATTACGCTACTGAGCTTCTGGGAGTACGCTGGTTTTGGGGTCAATACATTTATTTTTCTGCTGATCGGCATTGAGATTAACCCGCTGACGCTGTGGAGAATTTTGCCATCCATCCTGTTCGTCATTTTGGCGTATCAACTGGGACGGATTCTCTCGGTCTATCTGTTGTTAGCGGGGCTGCGGTGGTTCGATCGTCCGATTCCCCTGCGCTGGCAGCACATTCTGTTTCTGGGAAACATTAAAGGCTCACTCTCGATGGCACTGGCGCTGAGTATTCCTCTGGGATTGACAGGACGAGATAACATCATTGCGCTGGTTTTCGGTGCAGTTTTATTCTCCCTGGTAGGACAGGGATTAAGTTTGCCGTGGATGGTAAAACGGTTACAAATCAGCCGTGTTTCTGATGTAATGCAGGAAGCTGGGCAGTTACAGATTCAGTTGATCGCTTCCAAAGCGGCTCAAGATGAGCTAGATAGTTTGCTGAAATCTGGCGTGTTGCCGAAGGCAGTTTACGAGGAGTTATGGGCATCGTATCAAGCACGAGTAGCACAGTCTGAGCGAGTGCTGCGCGATCTCTACAATCAACATCGGGCCGGGCAACCACAGGGCGATCGCAGCGGGTTAGATACGATTCGACGGCGATTGCTCCTAGCAGAAAAAGGAGCCGTTAGCGATGCCCTCCGCAAGCGAATTGTTCCAGAGGATCTGGTTGAGCCTTACATCAAAGATTTGGATGAGAAACTTCTAAGGTTGGCAGATGACTAG
- a CDS encoding DUF2442 domain-containing protein, with protein sequence MGILAIRADERVKHIHFTEETISVDLMDGRIITVPLIWYPRLFHATPEQREKWEVCGGGYGIHWEEIDEDLSTEGMLRGAPAPRPKIPH encoded by the coding sequence ATGGGTATTTTGGCGATTCGAGCGGACGAGAGAGTTAAGCACATTCATTTTACAGAAGAAACCATTAGTGTTGATTTGATGGATGGACGAATCATTACCGTGCCTTTAATTTGGTATCCAAGATTGTTTCATGCAACGCCCGAGCAAAGGGAAAAATGGGAAGTATGTGGAGGAGGCTATGGCATTCACTGGGAAGAAATTGATGAAGACCTCAGTACAGAAGGAATGCTGCGAGGTGCACCGGCTCCGAGGCCCAAAATTCCTCATTAA
- a CDS encoding DUF4160 domain-containing protein, with translation MPTILRIGPYRLYFYSHEPNEPPHVHIDRDKSSVKFWWEPVSLGNNLGFSAKELRKIQSVVQENKQTLLEAWYGYFGDSSGRES, from the coding sequence ATGCCAACTATTTTACGAATAGGCCCTTACCGACTTTACTTTTACAGCCATGAACCAAATGAACCACCTCATGTTCATATTGACAGAGACAAATCATCGGTTAAATTTTGGTGGGAGCCAGTTAGTTTAGGAAACAACCTTGGTTTTAGTGCTAAAGAACTTCGTAAAATACAGTCTGTAGTACAAGAAAATAAACAAACGCTATTGGAGGCTTGGTATGGGTATTTTGGCGATTCGAGCGGACGAGAGAGTTAA
- a CDS encoding photosystem I assembly protein Ycf3: MPRTQRNDNFIDKSFTVMADIILKIMPAKKQAKEAFAYYRDGMSAQADGEYAEALDNYHEALKLEEDPYDRSYVLYNMGLIHTSNGEHDKALEYYSEALELNPRMPQALNNIAVIYHYQGEKEKEAGNIEAAEGLFDKAADYWKEAIRLAPNNYIEVQNWLKTTGRSQIDVYF, encoded by the coding sequence ATGCCAAGAACTCAACGCAACGATAACTTTATTGACAAAAGTTTCACGGTAATGGCTGATATCATCCTCAAGATTATGCCGGCCAAAAAGCAGGCGAAGGAAGCTTTTGCTTATTACCGGGATGGTATGTCAGCTCAAGCAGATGGCGAATATGCTGAAGCGCTCGACAATTATCATGAAGCGCTGAAGTTGGAGGAAGATCCTTACGATCGCAGTTATGTCTTGTACAATATGGGCCTGATCCATACTAGCAACGGCGAACACGATAAAGCTTTGGAGTATTACAGCGAGGCCCTGGAACTCAATCCGAGAATGCCGCAAGCGCTGAATAATATTGCTGTGATTTATCACTATCAAGGCGAAAAGGAAAAGGAAGCAGGCAATATTGAAGCGGCTGAAGGGCTGTTTGATAAAGCTGCGGATTATTGGAAAGAGGCTATTCGATTGGCCCCGAACAATTACATTGAGGTACAAAATTGGCTGAAGACGACAGGTCGATCGCAGATTGATGTGTATTTTTAA